The following are from one region of the Corylus avellana chromosome ca1, CavTom2PMs-1.0 genome:
- the LOC132167156 gene encoding acetylserotonin O-methyltransferase-like — translation MEETQRETKWCEEEELAEASIWKYVFGFTEMAVVKCAIELGIADVIESHGSPMTLSELSLALACTSSPLYRIMRFLMHQGIFKEELTAHGSPGYAQTILSRRLMRYGEHSMAAFIMLNSSPMVMSSLHCLSARILANETSPFEVAHGKDAWSFLEANPAQSQLVNEAMASDAKMTVPAIIHDCPEVFDGLGSLVDVGGGNGTTLQMLVKAFPWLRGIHFDLPHVVSNAAEFDGVERVGGDMFQSVPKADAAFLMWILHDWGDKECVQILKKCREAISEEKGKVIIVEAVIEEEGKMDELSDARLALDMAMMAHTNAGKERTLKEWKFLLEKAGFTRYTVKSIHAVQSVIEAFP, via the exons atggaagaaaCACAAAGAGAGACAAAATGGTGCGAAGAAGAAGAACTGGCAGAAGCGAGTATTTGGAAATACGTCTTCGGATTCACAGAAATGGCGGTAGTGAAGTGTGCCATTGAGCTTGGGATAGCCGACGTTATTGAAAGCCATGGAAGTCCCATGACACTATCCGAGTTGTCATTAGCTCTAGCATGCACTTCATCTCCCCTTTACCGCATAATGAGGTTTCTAATGCACCAGGGAATATTCAAAGAGGAACTCACCGCCCATGGCTCCCCAGGTTATGCACAAACGATCCTGTCTCGCCGTTTGATGAGATATGGAGAGCACAGCATGGCTGCTTTCATTATGCTAAATAGTAGCCCAATGGTGATGTCATCATTGCACTGTCTCAGTGCTCGTATTCTAGCCAATGAGACTTCACCATTTGAGGTGGCTCATGGCAAAGATGCATGGAGCTTTTTAGAAGCAAATCCTGCTCAAAGCCAACTCGTCAATGAAGCAATGGCTTCTGATGCCAAGATGACCGTGCCTGCAATAATTCACGATTGTCCAGAGGTATTTGATGGGCTTGGCAGTTTGGTCGATGTGGGCGGGGGCAATGGAACGACTTTGCAGATGTTGGTGAAGGCATTCCCATGGCTTCGAGGCATCCACTTTGATCTTCCTCATGTTGTCTCTAATGCGGCAGAGTTCGATGGTGTTGAACGTGTTGGGGGTGACATGTTTCAAAGTGTTCCAAAGGCCGATGCGGCTTTCCTAATG TGGATTCTGCATGATTGGGGTGACAAGGAGTGCGTTCAAATCCTTAAGAAATGCAGAGAAGCAATTTCAGAGGAGAAAGGAAAGGTAATAATTGTTGAGGCTGtgattgaagaagaagggaaaaTGGACGAGCTAAGTGATGCGAGGTTGGCGCTGGACATGGCGATGATGGCTCATACAAATGCCGGCAAAGAAAGGACATTGAAGGAATGGAAATTTCTTCTTGAAAAGGCTGGATTTACAAGATATACAGTGAAATCCATTCATGCTGTGCAATCTGTTATTGAGGCCTTTCCTTAG
- the LOC132167259 gene encoding acetylserotonin O-methyltransferase-like, with amino-acid sequence MEEKQREATWQEEEEQAEVAVWKYVIGFTEMAVVKCAIELGIADSIESHGSPMTLSELSSALACAPSPHYRIMRFLMHRGIFKEELTTAHGSPGYAQTALSRRLMRHGERSMAALILLESSPLMLAPWHSLSARVLANETSPFDAAHGEDLWSYAAENPAHSQLINEAMACDARLAVPAMIHDCPEVFDGLGSLVDVGGGNGTTLQTLVKAFPWLRGINFDLPHVVSVATESIGVEHVGGDMFLSVPKADAVFLKWVLHDWGDKECIQILKKCREAIPKDKGKVIIVEAVIEEAETNKLTDVRLALDMIVMAHTNTGKERTFNEWGFVLGKAGFCRYTVKPIRAVQSVIEAFP; translated from the exons atggaagaaaaacaaagagaagcaACATGGCAGGAGGAAGAGGAACAAGCGGAAGTGGCTGTCTGGAAATACGTAATTGGGTTCACAGAAATGGCGGTAGTGAAGTGTGCTATTGAGCTTGGGATAGCCGATTCCATTGAAAGCCATGGAAGCCCGATGACATTATCCGAGTTGTCGTCAGCTCTAGCATGCGCTCCGTCCCCCCACTACCGCATCATGAGGTTTCTAATGCACCGCGGAATATTCAAAGAGGAACTCACCACCGCCCATGGCTCCCCAGGTTATGCACAAACGGCTCTGTCACGTCGTCTGATGAGACATGGAGAACGTAGCATGGCGGCTTTGATTTTACTAGAAAGTAGCCCATTGATGCTGGCACCATGGCACAGTTTGAGCGCCCGTGTTCTAGCCAATGAGACTTCGCCATTTGATGCGGCTCATGGCGAAGATTTATGGAGCTATGCTGCAGAGAATCCCGCTCACAGCCAGCTTATCAATGAGGCAATGGCTTGTGATGCTAGGTTGGCGGTGCCTGCCATGATTCACGATTGCCCAGAAGTATTTGATGGGCTTGGCAGTTTGGTGGATGTGGGTGGGGGCAACGGAACCACTTTGCAAACGTTGGTGAAGGCATTCCCATGGCTTCGAGGCATCAACTTTGATCTTCCTCATGTTGTCTCGGTTGCGACAGAGTCCATCGGAGTTGAACATGTCGGGGGTGACATGTTTTTAAGTGTTCCAAAGGCTGATGCTGTTTTCCTAAAG TGGGTTCTCCATGATTGGGGAGATAAGGAATGCATCCAAATCCTTAAGAAATGCAGAGAAGCCATTCCAAAGGATAAAGGGAAGGTAATAATTGTTGAAGCAGTGATTGAAGAAGCAGAAACGAACAAGCTAACTGATGTGAGGCTGGCTCTAGACATGATCGTGATGGCCCATACTAATACTGGCAAAGAGAGGACCTTCAACGAGTGGGGATTTGTTCTTGGCAAGGCTGGATTTTGTCGATACACAGTGAAACCCATTCGTGCTGTGCAATCTGTTATTGAGGCTTTTCCGTAA